In Shouchella patagoniensis, the following are encoded in one genomic region:
- a CDS encoding assimilatory sulfite reductase (NADPH) flavoprotein subunit codes for MQLQSTNSPFSKEQADLLNQLLPTLTDEQKVWLSGYIAALRSSASTEVAATVANTDTASSTLVVQENKAITILYGSQTGNCQLLAEEASSKLKAQGFEVTISSMHTYKPKELKSVSNLLVIVSTHGEGEPPDNAIAFHEFLQGRKAPKMNDVRYSVLALGDSSYEFYCQTGKEFDERLETLGGTRLYPRVDCDIDFDDDAAGWIDGVVESLSEDIAQTSSVPELATPVVNTDATYSRTNPFKAEILENVTLNGRGSNKETRHLELSLEGSGFKFAPGDSVGIFPENDEVLVQMLIDEMGWNEEESIPVNKQGHVLTLKEALTTRFEITVLTKPLIEKASLLTTNNELKQLLAVGNEEWLRDYMEGRDLLDFIQQFGPWDATAADFISILRKIPPRLYSIASSYAAEPDEVHLTVSAVRYDAHGRERSGVCSVQCAERKAPGDTLPIFIQRNENFRLPEKKETPIIMVGPGTGVAPFRAFLEEREELEIDSPAWLFFGDQHFTTDFLYQVDWQRWVKEGILTKMDVAFSRDTEEKVYVQHRMKEHSKELYQWLEDGAAFYVCGDETHMAKDVHNTLLSIIEEEGGYTKEEAVSYLNNMQQQNRYLRDVY; via the coding sequence TTTCAGCAAAGAACAAGCTGATTTATTAAATCAATTATTACCCACGCTGACGGATGAACAAAAAGTATGGCTTAGTGGCTATATTGCTGCGTTAAGAAGTTCCGCTTCAACTGAAGTCGCAGCTACAGTCGCAAATACAGATACGGCTTCTTCAACGCTTGTGGTTCAAGAAAATAAAGCAATTACGATCTTATATGGCTCGCAAACAGGCAACTGTCAGCTTTTAGCTGAGGAAGCAAGCAGCAAATTGAAGGCGCAGGGATTTGAGGTGACGATCTCGTCCATGCATACATACAAGCCCAAGGAACTAAAATCGGTCTCCAATTTGCTTGTGATTGTCAGTACTCATGGCGAAGGCGAACCACCAGATAATGCGATTGCGTTCCATGAATTTTTACAAGGGCGTAAAGCTCCAAAAATGAATGATGTGCGTTACTCTGTCCTTGCTCTTGGTGACTCTTCATACGAGTTTTATTGTCAAACCGGTAAGGAGTTTGATGAACGGCTTGAAACGCTCGGGGGGACCAGATTATATCCACGAGTGGATTGTGATATTGACTTTGATGATGACGCAGCAGGCTGGATTGATGGTGTTGTCGAGAGTTTATCGGAGGATATAGCACAGACAAGTTCTGTACCTGAATTGGCTACTCCGGTAGTGAATACGGACGCAACGTATTCACGTACAAATCCATTCAAAGCTGAAATTTTAGAGAACGTGACACTTAATGGCAGAGGATCGAATAAGGAAACTCGGCATCTCGAATTATCACTAGAAGGGTCTGGGTTTAAGTTTGCTCCTGGAGATAGCGTAGGGATCTTTCCAGAGAATGATGAAGTGCTTGTTCAAATGCTTATAGATGAAATGGGTTGGAATGAAGAAGAGTCTATTCCAGTAAATAAGCAAGGGCATGTACTGACTCTGAAAGAAGCTCTTACTACTCGTTTTGAAATTACAGTTTTAACTAAACCACTAATTGAGAAGGCATCGCTTCTGACAACAAATAACGAATTAAAACAGCTTCTAGCAGTGGGAAATGAAGAATGGCTTCGAGATTATATGGAAGGCCGGGACTTGCTCGATTTTATCCAACAGTTTGGACCTTGGGATGCGACTGCAGCTGATTTTATTTCCATCCTTCGGAAAATTCCACCACGGCTTTATTCGATTGCGAGCAGTTATGCGGCAGAACCAGATGAGGTGCATTTAACTGTGAGTGCCGTTCGATATGATGCACATGGCAGGGAGCGATCAGGAGTTTGCTCTGTTCAGTGTGCTGAAAGAAAGGCACCAGGGGATACATTGCCAATTTTTATTCAACGGAATGAAAACTTTCGTTTACCTGAAAAAAAGGAAACACCAATTATTATGGTCGGCCCAGGTACGGGAGTTGCTCCATTTAGAGCGTTCTTGGAGGAACGAGAGGAGCTTGAAATTGACAGCCCAGCGTGGTTGTTTTTTGGAGATCAACATTTTACAACTGATTTCTTGTATCAAGTGGATTGGCAGCGCTGGGTGAAGGAAGGCATTTTAACAAAAATGGATGTTGCGTTTTCACGTGATACTGAAGAAAAAGTGTACGTTCAACATCGAATGAAAGAACATAGTAAAGAATTGTATCAATGGCTCGAAGATGGCGCTGCATTTTACGTGTGCGGTGACGAAACCCATATGGCAAAAGACGTTCATAATACGCTGCTCTCCATCATTGAAGAAGAAGGCGGATATACAAAAGAAGAAGCTGTTTCATATCTCAATAACATGCAACAACAAAATCGCTATTTACGAGATGTTTATTAA